One Desulfovibrio fairfieldensis genomic window carries:
- a CDS encoding amidohydrolase, giving the protein MPAATHIYHNGTILTMDSRASTASCLAVRGDRIAAVGGPDDVAPLRGPDTRLVDLKGRTMLPGFYDCHSHYMRAGMYNALYLDAFAAPIGSLKTLAELAGRIRAGAVETPKGEWLLCAGYDDTGLAEKRHFSLAELDALVPEHPLFLRHISGHSALCNSLALAAAGIGPDTPDPTGGLFRRGPDGALTGLVEEPAAMDRVLEAAPAMTGELWLISARRACEDYLAKGVTTAHDGGVTTAMWHNYFKAHAAGIIRNRVQLLPKHGLFDFSLAPRDPAPGGWLTGDGKLSLGAVKLFQDGSIQGYTGYLSNPYHKLLDAGLPGQWRGYAIHTRAALAELITGYHKKGWQVAVHANGDAAIDDVLEAYEQAQKALPDVNRRHIIIHCQTAREDQLDRIRRLGVVPSFFVVHTYYWGDRHHEIFLGPDRAGRINPLRSALERRIPFTNHNDSAVTPMDPLLSVWSAVNRRTASGRVLGEEQTIPVLEALRSVTTWGARQFHEERLKGSLEPGKLADMTILAENPLAVAPRRLRDISVVGVLVGNELMFGEC; this is encoded by the coding sequence ATGCCTGCCGCCACCCATATCTATCATAACGGAACTATCCTGACCATGGACTCGCGCGCTTCCACGGCCTCCTGCCTGGCCGTGCGCGGCGACAGAATCGCGGCGGTGGGCGGACCGGATGACGTGGCTCCCCTGCGCGGCCCGGACACGCGGCTCGTGGACCTCAAGGGACGGACCATGCTGCCCGGCTTTTACGACTGCCACAGCCATTATATGCGTGCGGGCATGTATAACGCCCTGTATCTGGACGCCTTTGCCGCGCCCATCGGCAGTCTGAAGACCCTGGCGGAACTGGCCGGGCGCATCAGGGCCGGAGCCGTGGAAACGCCCAAGGGCGAATGGCTGCTCTGCGCGGGGTACGATGATACGGGCCTGGCTGAAAAGCGCCACTTCAGTCTGGCGGAGCTGGACGCCCTTGTGCCGGAGCATCCGCTGTTTCTGCGGCACATTTCCGGGCATTCGGCCTTGTGCAACAGTCTGGCCCTGGCCGCGGCGGGCATCGGCCCGGACACGCCGGACCCGACGGGCGGGCTGTTCCGGCGGGGGCCGGACGGGGCCCTGACCGGCCTTGTGGAGGAGCCCGCGGCCATGGACAGGGTGCTGGAGGCGGCTCCGGCCATGACCGGCGAGCTGTGGCTGATTTCAGCCCGCCGGGCCTGCGAGGACTACCTGGCCAAGGGCGTGACCACAGCCCATGACGGCGGCGTGACCACGGCCATGTGGCACAATTATTTCAAGGCGCATGCGGCGGGCATCATCAGAAACCGGGTACAGCTTCTGCCCAAGCACGGCTTGTTCGACTTCAGCCTGGCCCCGCGCGACCCGGCGCCGGGCGGTTGGCTGACCGGTGACGGCAAACTCAGCCTGGGCGCGGTCAAGCTCTTTCAGGACGGCAGCATCCAGGGCTACACGGGCTATCTGAGCAATCCCTACCATAAGCTTCTCGACGCCGGGCTTCCCGGCCAGTGGCGCGGCTATGCCATCCATACGCGCGCGGCCCTGGCGGAGCTGATCACGGGCTACCACAAAAAGGGCTGGCAAGTCGCCGTGCACGCCAACGGCGACGCGGCCATCGACGACGTGCTGGAGGCCTATGAGCAGGCCCAGAAAGCCCTGCCCGACGTGAACAGGCGTCATATCATCATTCACTGCCAGACCGCGCGCGAGGACCAGCTGGACCGCATCAGGCGGCTGGGCGTGGTGCCCTCCTTCTTTGTGGTGCATACCTATTACTGGGGAGACAGGCATCACGAGATTTTTCTCGGCCCGGACAGGGCCGGGCGCATCAACCCCCTGCGCAGCGCCCTTGAACGGCGGATTCCCTTTACCAATCACAACGATTCCGCCGTGACGCCCATGGACCCGCTGCTTTCGGTCTGGTCGGCCGTCAACCGGCGCACCGCTTCGGGCCGCGTGCTGGGAGAAGAGCAAACCATCCCGGTGCTGGAGGCCCTGCGCAGCGTGACCACTTGGGGGGCCCGGCAGTTTCACGAGGAGCGGCTCAAGGGCAGCCTTGAGCCGGGCAAGCTGGCGGACATGACCATTCTGGCAGAAAACCCACTGGCCGTGGCCCCCCGGCGCCTGCGCGACATCAGCGTCGTCGGCGTGCTGGTGGGCAATGAGCTCATGTTCGGGGAATGCTGA
- a CDS encoding tripartite tricarboxylate transporter permease: MDTFFSALAAACGFEALLANLLGVALGIVFGALPGLTAVMGVALLIPLTFGLPPVVAFSSLLGMYCGAIYAGSITAILVSTPGTAAAAATMLEGPRLTARGESLRALEMTTVASFVGGVFSCFILAGVAPQLARFALNFSAPEYFALGIFGLTIVATLSEGALLKGCIAACLGLLIAMVGMDPLTGNLRLTFDSANLINGVSLIPALVGLYALSQVFLTCEDVFRGKRLSAVNISRKGISLAEIWANRSALLRGSLIGTFIGIVPATGSGTASFAAYSEAKRNSRHPEAFGNGAIEGLAATESANNAVTGGALIPLLTLGIPGDVVTAVILGALMIQGMTPGPLLFQEQGALVYSIFISLLLANVFMLVLGMASVRVFSKIVSIPGGILMPLVTTLCVVGGYALNNSNFDLGVMAVFGILGWIMTKASIPLAPLLLAMILSGIIETNFRRALSISDNDYTVFLTRPVCAVFLCISLFILFNLLRKEWKKAAARR, from the coding sequence ATGGATACTTTTTTTTCGGCACTGGCCGCGGCGTGCGGCTTTGAGGCGCTGCTGGCGAATCTTCTGGGCGTGGCGCTGGGCATCGTGTTCGGAGCCCTGCCGGGGCTCACGGCCGTCATGGGCGTGGCCCTGCTCATCCCCCTGACCTTCGGGCTGCCTCCGGTGGTGGCCTTTTCCTCCCTGCTCGGCATGTACTGCGGGGCCATTTACGCCGGTTCCATCACGGCCATTCTGGTCAGTACGCCGGGCACAGCGGCGGCCGCGGCCACCATGCTTGAAGGCCCCCGGCTGACCGCCAGGGGGGAATCGCTGCGCGCCCTGGAAATGACCACCGTGGCTTCCTTTGTCGGCGGCGTGTTTTCCTGCTTCATCCTGGCAGGGGTGGCCCCGCAGCTTGCGCGCTTCGCCCTGAATTTCAGCGCGCCGGAGTATTTCGCCCTGGGCATTTTCGGCCTGACCATCGTGGCGACCCTGTCCGAGGGCGCGTTGCTCAAGGGCTGCATCGCGGCCTGCCTCGGCCTGCTCATCGCCATGGTGGGCATGGACCCGCTCACCGGCAATCTGCGCCTGACCTTTGATTCCGCCAACCTGATCAACGGCGTGTCGCTGATCCCGGCTCTGGTGGGCTTGTACGCGCTTTCACAGGTTTTTCTTACCTGTGAGGACGTCTTTCGCGGCAAGCGTCTTTCGGCTGTGAACATTTCCAGAAAAGGCATCTCCCTTGCGGAAATCTGGGCCAACAGAAGCGCGCTGTTGCGCGGCTCGCTGATAGGTACCTTTATCGGCATTGTGCCGGCCACGGGATCGGGAACGGCCTCGTTCGCGGCCTACAGTGAAGCCAAGCGCAATTCCAGGCATCCGGAAGCCTTCGGCAACGGGGCCATAGAGGGGCTTGCGGCGACGGAGTCGGCCAACAACGCCGTGACCGGCGGAGCGCTGATCCCTCTTCTGACTCTGGGCATTCCCGGCGACGTGGTTACCGCCGTCATTCTGGGCGCGCTGATGATCCAGGGCATGACGCCCGGCCCGCTGCTTTTTCAGGAGCAGGGCGCCCTGGTCTACAGCATCTTCATTTCCCTGCTCCTGGCCAATGTCTTCATGCTGGTTCTGGGCATGGCATCGGTACGGGTGTTTTCGAAAATCGTGAGCATCCCCGGCGGCATCCTCATGCCGCTGGTCACCACGCTTTGTGTGGTGGGCGGCTACGCCCTGAACAATTCCAATTTCGATCTGGGGGTGATGGCGGTCTTCGGCATCCTGGGCTGGATCATGACCAAGGCTTCCATTCCGCTGGCCCCGCTGCTGCTGGCCATGATCCTCTCAGGCATCATTGAAACCAATTTCCGCCGCGCCCTGAGTATTTCCGACAATGACTACACGGTCTTTCTCACCCGGCCGGTGTGCGCCGTTTTTCTGTGCATCAGCCTGTTCATCCTGTTCAATCTGCTGCGCAAGGAATGGAAAAAAGCCGCGGCTCGGCGCTGA
- a CDS encoding tripartite tricarboxylate transporter TctB family protein — protein sequence MKNKTDFFIALALLVICAVAWQQIRLLPESASAEFFRPASFPTGVTVLLAVLACILLVRSFLVRGRAAWPERPVLLKVLLMILLVLGYVAGFVGLGEYAYDALWPGGTGFCSATLIFLVLAQVLTGCRGPWRILLIAGLMTAFLYLVFALLFNVPLP from the coding sequence ATGAAAAACAAAACGGATTTTTTCATCGCCCTGGCTCTTCTGGTGATCTGCGCCGTGGCCTGGCAACAGATCCGCCTTTTGCCGGAATCAGCGTCGGCCGAGTTTTTCAGACCGGCCTCCTTTCCCACGGGAGTCACCGTGTTGCTGGCTGTGCTGGCCTGCATTCTGCTGGTCCGCAGTTTTCTGGTCCGGGGCCGGGCCGCGTGGCCGGAACGGCCCGTGCTGCTGAAAGTGCTGCTGATGATTTTGCTGGTGCTCGGCTATGTGGCGGGCTTTGTCGGGCTTGGCGAATACGCCTATGACGCGCTTTGGCCGGGCGGCACGGGCTTCTGTTCCGCCACCCTGATTTTTCTGGTGCTGGCCCAGGTGCTCACGGGCTGTCGCGGCCCCTGGCGCATCCTGCTGATCGCGGGCCTGATGACCGCTTTTCTGTATCTGGTCTTCGCCCTTTTGTTTAACGTCCCGCTTCCCTGA